In one Nocardia tengchongensis genomic region, the following are encoded:
- a CDS encoding acyltransferase family protein: protein MAADPSVSPLQHLWSMSVQGQMYLALLLGVALVAFILRRVETWKPLAGHPFVRRGGLLRLTLAVVFAAVAIASFRHATEGVSTQQGWNYYDTYARAWEPLAGGLLALVAPWVRLPGPTREALAWMGIAVIGCCGWLVNGALVFPGPAALIPVSAAVALILAGAGRDTAAQPVVNRLLATAPIVQLGSFAYALYLWHWPILIFYLGEHHQRRAGALDGVVIIVVSLVLAFATHHLVEEPLRERSKPVAARVRRRARTAPGRLLSGPVRLLADRSRLLTGIAVSIVGVLLVGSTVAWQWDNSAKAHAVGQLDPTKYPGAAALTDQALVPRAPMRPTTEEAPADIAYPTRDGCISDFDTRAVITCTYGDPNAHRTIAVVGNSHAEHWIPALQLLGEQYRFRVVVYLKMGCPLTVAEEPMYKGQQNPDCKDWSAEVIDRLGVERPDFVFTTVTRPSDNGGDETPQDYVDVWSALSDRNLEIIGIRDTPWLRRNGIRYRAIDCLAGGGDRINCGLDRSEALSPPNPAEPPASVFPNMHLIDPNDAVCEPQRCAVVEGNILVYHDEHHLTASYSRSLAPELGRELRPILDWW, encoded by the coding sequence CTGGCCGCCGATCCCTCGGTGAGCCCGCTGCAGCACCTGTGGTCGATGTCGGTGCAGGGGCAGATGTATCTGGCGCTGCTGCTGGGGGTCGCGTTGGTGGCGTTCATACTGCGGCGCGTCGAAACCTGGAAACCGCTGGCCGGGCACCCCTTCGTGCGTCGCGGCGGCCTGCTGCGGCTGACCTTGGCCGTGGTGTTCGCGGCGGTCGCGATCGCCTCGTTCCGCCATGCCACCGAGGGTGTTTCGACCCAGCAGGGCTGGAACTACTACGACACCTACGCGCGCGCCTGGGAGCCTCTCGCCGGTGGTCTGCTGGCGCTGGTCGCACCCTGGGTCCGGTTGCCCGGACCGACGCGGGAAGCGCTGGCCTGGATGGGAATCGCGGTCATCGGCTGCTGCGGCTGGCTGGTGAACGGCGCGCTGGTGTTCCCCGGCCCGGCCGCGCTGATTCCGGTATCGGCCGCGGTCGCACTGATTCTCGCGGGCGCGGGCCGCGACACCGCCGCGCAGCCGGTGGTGAACCGGCTGCTGGCCACGGCTCCGATCGTGCAGCTGGGCAGTTTCGCCTACGCGCTGTACCTGTGGCACTGGCCGATTCTCATCTTCTACCTGGGTGAGCACCATCAGCGCCGGGCGGGAGCCTTGGACGGAGTGGTCATCATCGTGGTGTCGCTGGTGCTGGCCTTCGCCACTCATCATCTGGTGGAGGAGCCGCTACGGGAGCGCTCCAAGCCGGTGGCCGCGCGGGTGCGCCGCCGGGCGCGCACGGCTCCCGGCCGTCTGCTGTCCGGTCCGGTCCGTCTGCTCGCCGACCGTAGCCGCCTGCTCACCGGTATCGCGGTGTCGATCGTCGGTGTGCTGCTGGTGGGTTCGACGGTGGCCTGGCAGTGGGACAACAGTGCGAAGGCGCACGCGGTCGGCCAGCTGGATCCGACGAAGTATCCGGGCGCGGCGGCGCTCACCGATCAGGCGCTGGTGCCGCGCGCCCCCATGCGCCCCACCACCGAGGAAGCCCCCGCCGATATCGCCTACCCCACCCGCGACGGCTGCATCTCCGATTTCGACACCCGCGCGGTCATCACCTGCACCTACGGTGACCCCAATGCGCACCGCACCATCGCGGTGGTCGGCAATTCCCATGCCGAGCACTGGATTCCGGCGCTGCAACTACTCGGCGAGCAGTACCGTTTCCGCGTCGTCGTGTACTTGAAGATGGGTTGCCCGCTGACGGTCGCCGAGGAGCCCATGTACAAGGGCCAGCAAAATCCGGACTGCAAGGACTGGTCGGCCGAGGTGATCGACCGCCTCGGCGTGGAGCGTCCCGACTTCGTCTTCACCACCGTCACCCGCCCCAGCGACAACGGCGGCGACGAAACCCCCCAGGACTACGTGGACGTCTGGTCGGCCCTGTCCGACCGCAACCTGGAGATCATCGGCATCCGCGACACCCCGTGGTTGCGCCGCAACGGCATCCGCTACCGCGCCATCGACTGCCTGGCCGGCGGCGGCGACCGAATCAACTGCGGCCTGGACCGCTCCGAGGCCCTCTCCCCCCCGAACCCCGCCGAGCCCCCCGCCTCGGTCTTCCCCAACATGCACCTGATCGACCCCAACGACGCCGTCTGCGAACCCCAGCGCTGCGCCGTCGTCGAGGGCAACATCCTCGTCTACCACGACGAACACCATTTGACCGCAAGCTATTCACGCTCCCTGGCCCCGGAACTCGGCCGCGAGCTGCGCCCCATCCTGGACTGGTGGTGA
- a CDS encoding alpha/beta fold hydrolase, which translates to MTNNRISPADSTWTGMAPVEDTALAVTDTGGTGIPVVYLNGSYATRKNWKKVIADLGPGFRHISFDERARGKSGQSADYSFDACVRDVDAVLAARGVEQKPILVGWSYGALVAVHWADRNPDRIAGVVSADGAMPWGYTDPENVERIRVMFRKMGPMMPLLRPLGLAARMSAEQHAEINVELNQLCADLGPVLDRIGCPVRYVLATGANLGASEEEIETVRASLEPLLVTNPNLTVTAKVASNHSKILAKDFHAVAEAVRATAAAQS; encoded by the coding sequence ATGACGAACAACCGCATCTCCCCGGCAGATTCGACCTGGACCGGCATGGCGCCGGTGGAGGACACCGCGCTGGCGGTCACCGACACCGGCGGGACCGGGATTCCCGTCGTGTACCTGAACGGTTCCTACGCCACCCGGAAGAACTGGAAGAAGGTGATCGCCGATCTGGGTCCCGGCTTCCGGCACATCAGCTTCGACGAGCGGGCGCGGGGCAAGTCGGGGCAGTCGGCGGACTACTCGTTCGACGCCTGCGTGCGTGATGTCGATGCCGTGCTCGCGGCGCGCGGGGTGGAGCAGAAACCGATTCTGGTGGGGTGGTCCTACGGTGCGCTGGTCGCGGTGCACTGGGCCGACCGGAATCCCGATCGGATCGCCGGTGTGGTGTCGGCCGACGGCGCGATGCCGTGGGGCTACACCGATCCGGAGAACGTCGAGCGGATTCGGGTGATGTTCCGCAAGATGGGGCCGATGATGCCGCTGCTGCGCCCGCTGGGTCTGGCCGCGCGGATGAGCGCCGAACAGCACGCCGAGATCAATGTCGAGCTCAACCAGTTGTGCGCGGACTTGGGTCCGGTGCTGGATCGGATCGGCTGTCCGGTGCGGTACGTGCTGGCCACCGGCGCCAATCTCGGTGCGTCCGAGGAAGAGATCGAGACGGTGCGGGCCTCGCTCGAACCGCTCCTGGTCACCAACCCGAATCTGACGGTCACCGCGAAGGTCGCGAGCAATCACTCCAAGATCCTGGCCAAGGACTTCCACGCGGTCGCCGAGGCCGTGCGGGCCACGGCCGCCGCGCAGAGCTGA
- a CDS encoding SDR family NAD(P)-dependent oxidoreductase gives MSKSPFASRTALVTGATSGLGLELTRRLVDAGATVIMHAPDQASGDAALEELVKGGAEPLRLRLVTADFSNMEEVAAFAGALTRTVPTLDLLVNNAAIRGPERRTLTLDGHELTFQINYLAPYVLTKALVPALTAARGRVVNMSSAMHRGGNLGWGDLDRKKGYYLALPVYAQSKLALTMFTRTFADEQAGVLTVVSADPGTMRTGMLSFYGHVGRPATEVAAELIQLCDPAPRSRHRRALRPPRTRDARRAGGQRDRPRPPGQTHRPAHRNPLTGASSHRACRVSAGVRPVSGRWQTGR, from the coding sequence ATGTCCAAATCCCCCTTCGCTTCTCGTACCGCACTCGTCACCGGCGCCACCAGCGGCCTCGGTTTGGAGCTGACCCGCCGCCTGGTCGACGCCGGCGCGACCGTGATCATGCACGCGCCCGACCAGGCCAGCGGCGATGCCGCGCTGGAAGAACTGGTCAAGGGCGGCGCGGAACCGTTGCGGCTGCGGCTGGTGACGGCCGACTTCTCGAACATGGAAGAAGTGGCCGCCTTCGCAGGCGCGCTGACCCGTACCGTGCCCACCCTTGACCTGCTGGTGAACAATGCCGCCATCCGCGGCCCCGAGCGCCGCACGCTGACCCTCGACGGGCACGAACTCACCTTCCAGATCAACTATCTCGCGCCCTACGTGCTGACCAAGGCGCTCGTCCCGGCGCTCACCGCCGCCCGCGGCCGCGTCGTGAACATGTCCTCGGCCATGCACCGGGGCGGCAACCTCGGCTGGGGCGACCTCGACCGGAAGAAGGGCTACTACCTGGCCCTGCCGGTCTACGCCCAATCCAAGCTGGCTCTGACCATGTTCACCCGGACCTTCGCCGACGAGCAGGCCGGTGTGCTGACCGTCGTCAGCGCCGACCCGGGCACTATGCGCACGGGGATGCTCTCCTTCTACGGCCACGTCGGCCGCCCGGCCACCGAGGTCGCCGCCGAACTCATCCAATTGTGTGACCCCGCACCGCGAAGTCGTCACCGGCGCGCACTACGTCCGCCTCGAACCCGCGACGCCCGCCGGGCTGGTGGACAACGCGACCGTCCGCGCCCGCCTGGCCAAACTCACCGCCCGGCTCACCGAAATCCACTGACAGGAGCGAGCTCTCACCGTGCGTGCCGTGTCAGCGCGGGTGTCAGGCCGGTATCAGGTCGATGGCAGACGGGCCGGTGA
- a CDS encoding WXG100 family type VII secretion target — translation MASKVGVAPEQLRGAAGQMADLRDRVDGILARLETSLSAKGTAWGGDGYGSTFADGDQGYVAAHKNLAEGIGNTAETLGSYADGQRKAAKLLAHTDKRNGNSFR, via the coding sequence GTGGCGTCGAAGGTTGGGGTGGCTCCGGAACAGCTGCGGGGAGCCGCCGGGCAGATGGCGGACCTGCGCGACCGGGTCGACGGGATCCTCGCCCGGCTGGAGACGTCGCTGTCGGCCAAGGGCACCGCTTGGGGCGGGGACGGATACGGCAGCACCTTCGCCGACGGCGACCAGGGCTATGTCGCCGCGCACAAGAACCTCGCCGAGGGCATCGGCAACACCGCCGAGACGCTCGGCTCCTACGCCGACGGCCAGCGCAAAGCCGCGAAACTGCTCGCGCACACCGATAAACGGAACGGGAACTCCTTCCGGTAG
- a CDS encoding YbaB/EbfC family nucleoid-associated protein translates to MSNEQAKAEMVELLDEMRSQLREVARIQRERALITGRATVRKRVTVTTDANGIVREVRFGSRIADLSYAEIADALVRASGDAAADAARQVHELMAPLQRQRSGMPVLSDLVKGAPDIRAVLPPLTGELPPHEDSQQLCAEDIRDRDPGAMFRESGW, encoded by the coding sequence ATGTCGAACGAACAGGCCAAGGCCGAGATGGTGGAGCTGCTCGACGAGATGCGCAGCCAGTTGCGGGAGGTCGCGCGGATTCAACGGGAGCGGGCGCTGATCACCGGGCGTGCGACGGTACGGAAGCGGGTGACCGTGACGACCGACGCGAACGGGATCGTGCGGGAGGTGCGATTCGGTTCGCGGATAGCGGATCTGAGCTATGCGGAGATCGCGGACGCGCTGGTGCGGGCATCCGGTGATGCCGCGGCGGACGCGGCCCGCCAAGTCCATGAGCTAATGGCTCCCTTGCAACGGCAGCGGTCGGGGATGCCCGTGTTGAGCGACCTGGTCAAGGGCGCGCCCGATATCCGCGCCGTGCTGCCGCCTCTGACCGGAGAGCTTCCGCCGCACGAGGATTCGCAGCAGTTGTGCGCCGAGGACATTCGCGATCGCGATCCGGGCGCGATGTTCCGCGAATCGGGTTGGTGA
- a CDS encoding potassium transporter Kup yields MTVGALGVVFGDIGTSPIYTLQTVFNPDDPHPVPVSRDNIFGIVSLIFWSVMIIVTVTYVLLAMRADNEGEGGIMALITLLRRWTLPGGRRTAMMLAALGIFGASLFLGDSMITPAISVLSAVEGMKTVSSGMDDFIVPVTAVIILVLFLVQRRGTAAVGRVFGPIMIGWFLVIGACGVGGITKHPEILKALSPTYALGFMVGHFGIAFFALAAIVLAVTGAEALYADMGHFGRSSITRAWLALVFPACVLSYLGQGALILDDPANIRAPFFLLTPGWGRLAIVLLATAATVIASQAVITGAFSVAAQAAQLGYLPRLRVAHTSESTIGQIYVPWINWLLLVSVLTLVFAFRTSAALAYAFGMAVTGTITITTLLFFYVARAKWGTPLWLIALGAIPLLTVDLLFFSANLTKLVHGAWLPLLIAVIAFTIMTTWQRGREVVTAERERREGSLREFVDRVRTDHETVATVPGTAIFLNRGKETAPLAMRANVEHNHVRHRQVVILTIHTGLVPRVPAAQRISIDHLGYADDGIIHVTASYGYMDTPDVPAALRLLDPAETEGVLDLDHASFFLSKIELRRGDEPTMALWRKRLFIATSHITADAAEHFSLPRDRTVTMGSWIEV; encoded by the coding sequence CTGACGGTCGGGGCGCTCGGGGTGGTGTTCGGCGATATCGGGACCAGTCCGATCTACACCCTGCAGACCGTGTTCAATCCCGATGACCCGCATCCGGTTCCGGTCAGCCGGGACAACATCTTCGGCATCGTCTCCCTGATCTTCTGGTCTGTGATGATCATCGTGACCGTCACTTACGTTCTGCTGGCCATGCGCGCCGACAACGAAGGTGAGGGCGGCATCATGGCGCTCATCACCCTGTTGCGGCGGTGGACGTTGCCGGGTGGGCGGCGGACCGCGATGATGCTGGCGGCGCTGGGCATCTTCGGCGCGTCACTGTTCCTGGGCGACAGCATGATCACGCCCGCGATCTCGGTGCTGTCGGCGGTCGAAGGCATGAAGACTGTTTCGTCCGGAATGGACGATTTCATCGTGCCGGTGACCGCCGTGATCATCCTGGTGCTGTTCCTGGTACAGCGACGCGGCACGGCCGCGGTCGGGCGGGTGTTCGGCCCGATCATGATCGGCTGGTTCCTGGTGATCGGCGCGTGCGGCGTCGGGGGCATCACGAAACACCCGGAGATCTTGAAGGCCCTCTCGCCCACCTACGCGCTCGGATTCATGGTCGGGCACTTCGGAATCGCCTTCTTCGCGCTGGCCGCCATCGTTCTCGCGGTCACCGGCGCCGAGGCGCTCTACGCCGATATGGGGCATTTCGGCCGCAGCTCGATCACCCGCGCCTGGCTGGCGCTCGTCTTCCCCGCCTGCGTCCTGAGTTACCTGGGGCAGGGTGCGCTGATCCTCGACGATCCCGCCAATATCAGGGCCCCGTTCTTCCTGCTCACGCCGGGCTGGGGCCGGCTGGCCATCGTGCTGCTGGCCACGGCGGCCACCGTCATCGCCTCCCAAGCGGTCATCACCGGAGCGTTCTCGGTCGCGGCGCAGGCCGCACAGCTCGGCTACCTGCCGCGCCTGCGGGTCGCGCACACCTCGGAATCCACCATCGGCCAGATCTACGTGCCGTGGATCAACTGGCTGCTGCTGGTCTCGGTGCTGACCCTGGTCTTCGCCTTCCGCACGTCCGCGGCCCTGGCCTACGCCTTCGGCATGGCGGTGACCGGCACCATCACCATCACCACCCTGCTGTTCTTCTATGTGGCGCGGGCGAAATGGGGGACGCCGCTATGGCTGATCGCGCTCGGCGCAATCCCGCTGCTCACGGTGGACCTGCTGTTCTTCAGCGCGAACCTGACCAAGCTGGTGCACGGCGCGTGGCTGCCGCTGCTGATCGCCGTCATCGCGTTCACCATCATGACCACCTGGCAGCGCGGCCGCGAGGTGGTCACCGCCGAACGCGAACGCCGTGAAGGCTCCCTGCGCGAATTCGTGGATCGAGTGCGCACCGATCACGAGACGGTGGCCACCGTCCCCGGCACCGCGATCTTCCTCAATCGCGGCAAGGAGACCGCGCCACTGGCCATGCGCGCCAACGTCGAACACAATCACGTCCGCCACCGCCAGGTCGTCATCCTGACCATCCACACCGGACTGGTGCCGCGCGTCCCTGCGGCGCAACGCATCTCGATCGACCACCTCGGCTACGCCGACGACGGCATCATCCACGTCACCGCGAGCTACGGATACATGGACACACCCGACGTCCCCGCGGCGCTACGACTCCTCGACCCCGCGGAAACCGAAGGCGTTCTCGACCTGGACCACGCGTCGTTCTTCCTGTCCAAGATCGAGCTGCGGCGCGGCGACGAACCCACCATGGCGCTGTGGCGCAAACGCCTGTTCATCGCCACCTCCCACATCACCGCCGACGCAGCCGAACACTTTTCGCTGCCCCGGGACCGCACGGTCACCATGGGCTCGTGGATCGAGGTGTAG
- a CDS encoding winged helix-turn-helix domain-containing protein yields MENPADELSALRQLVNHRGVVEVLDLLARGPRTVRELRGEVGLRRPGVSRVLRLLAAYRLVALEVDGSWDETSAISGPVRLTGSGWRTVELLSSFAVWEALYEQQDPARDR; encoded by the coding sequence ATGGAGAACCCGGCGGACGAGCTGTCCGCTCTGCGTCAGCTGGTGAACCACCGTGGCGTGGTCGAAGTGCTCGACCTGCTCGCCCGCGGCCCGCGCACGGTGCGGGAACTGCGCGGGGAGGTCGGACTGCGCCGGCCCGGGGTGTCGCGCGTGCTGCGGCTGCTGGCGGCCTACCGGCTGGTCGCCCTCGAGGTGGACGGCAGCTGGGACGAGACCTCGGCGATCAGCGGTCCTGTTCGGCTGACCGGAAGCGGCTGGCGCACCGTCGAATTGCTGTCCAGCTTCGCGGTCTGGGAAGCGCTCTATGAGCAGCAGGACCCGGCTCGCGACCGCTGA
- a CDS encoding substrate-binding domain-containing protein — translation MLAIIGIAVPIMAFVWEFVLVGRKRLGYRVQMDTPVTGEIESVFPGVLPQLRPEGDGAAPELQDLSVVLVRIENNGLTDVDGTDYASPASDQVGLHIHFPHRRVIGMAVTELSDDALGDSLKPGTGIGSREDGQHRVGIVDLPKVPMDRGDHYKILVILQRTAGAGEYPVPVVRAKLKGGRVSETRSRSGVSPKLLGLIGFLVAVIAVQFVVGLNDQDTPDAADCGSGKLTLVGSTAFEPAVRDAATAYAKHCAGTAFAFEFDGSDRGLSRVDEDGKNDPGLLAITDGPKGVGYPNLLPRTLALSLFTMIVNPSVGVHDLSAQQIRDIYAGRVDNWQLVGGPDLPVRVVHRALGSGTRETFRKHVLGDDQPPAPAATSCRTLAATNPPGASFCEAPVTNDMLKTIADLPGSIGYSEYSDAAKTPGVKAVTIDGHRPARDQVLDHTYPFWSVEYAYSNGELPADSPAAAFLRFLTGGTGKDVLRSHGNTPCGELPNPTSCSPEK, via the coding sequence ATGCTGGCTATCATCGGTATCGCGGTGCCGATCATGGCTTTCGTCTGGGAATTCGTACTGGTGGGACGGAAACGGCTCGGGTATCGGGTGCAGATGGACACACCGGTGACCGGCGAGATCGAGTCGGTCTTCCCAGGCGTGCTGCCGCAATTGCGGCCCGAAGGCGACGGGGCGGCGCCGGAGTTGCAGGACCTGTCGGTGGTCCTCGTGCGGATCGAGAACAACGGTCTGACCGACGTGGACGGCACGGATTACGCCTCTCCGGCCAGCGATCAGGTCGGACTGCACATCCATTTCCCGCATCGACGGGTGATCGGGATGGCAGTGACCGAATTGTCCGATGATGCCCTGGGCGACAGCCTGAAACCGGGCACCGGGATCGGGAGCCGCGAGGACGGTCAACATCGGGTCGGGATCGTCGATCTACCGAAGGTGCCGATGGATCGGGGCGATCACTACAAGATCCTTGTGATCCTGCAGCGGACGGCCGGGGCGGGCGAATATCCGGTGCCCGTGGTGCGGGCCAAGCTGAAGGGCGGACGGGTGTCGGAGACCCGCAGCCGCAGCGGGGTGTCGCCGAAACTACTGGGGCTCATCGGTTTTCTGGTAGCGGTCATCGCCGTGCAGTTCGTGGTCGGCCTGAACGACCAGGACACTCCCGATGCCGCCGACTGCGGGTCCGGCAAGCTCACCCTGGTGGGTTCCACCGCTTTCGAGCCCGCGGTTCGCGATGCCGCGACCGCGTACGCGAAGCACTGCGCCGGCACGGCGTTCGCGTTCGAATTCGATGGCAGCGACCGGGGTTTGAGCCGGGTGGACGAGGACGGCAAGAACGATCCCGGGCTGCTCGCCATCACCGACGGCCCCAAAGGGGTCGGCTACCCGAATCTGCTCCCCCGCACCCTGGCCCTGTCGCTGTTCACCATGATCGTCAACCCGAGTGTCGGCGTCCACGATCTGTCCGCCCAGCAGATTCGCGATATCTACGCGGGCCGGGTCGACAACTGGCAGCTGGTCGGCGGCCCGGATCTGCCGGTGCGCGTGGTGCATCGGGCCCTCGGCTCGGGCACCCGCGAAACCTTCCGCAAGCACGTGCTCGGTGACGACCAGCCCCCTGCGCCGGCCGCCACGAGCTGCCGCACCCTCGCGGCCACCAACCCGCCCGGAGCCTCGTTCTGCGAGGCCCCGGTCACCAACGACATGCTGAAAACCATTGCCGACCTGCCCGGGTCGATCGGCTACAGCGAATACTCCGACGCCGCCAAGACTCCCGGGGTCAAGGCGGTGACCATCGACGGGCACCGGCCCGCCCGAGACCAGGTGCTCGACCACACCTATCCGTTCTGGAGCGTCGAATACGCCTACAGCAACGGCGAACTCCCGGCCGACTCACCGGCTGCGGCGTTCCTGCGCTTCCTCACCGGCGGCACCGGTAAGGATGTCCTGCGTTCACACGGCAACACCCCGTGCGGCGAACTGCCCAACCCGACATCGTGCTCGCCGGAGAAGTAG